In Chlorocebus sabaeus isolate Y175 chromosome 5, mChlSab1.0.hap1, whole genome shotgun sequence, one genomic interval encodes:
- the ZNF48 gene encoding zinc finger protein 48 isoform X2 — protein MSDLVKHQRTHTGEKPYKCGVCGKGFGDSSARIKHQRTHSGEKPYRARPPAQGPPKIPRSRIPAGERPTICGECGKSFRQSSDLVKHQRTHTGEKPYKCGICGKGFGDSSARIKHQRTHRGEQPPRPVVPRRQPSRAATAATQGPKAQDKPYICTDCGKRFVLSCSLLSHQRSHLGPKPFGCDVCGKEFARGSDLVKHLRVHTGEKPYLCPECGKGFADSSARVKHLRTHSGERPHACPECDRTFSLSSTLLRHRLTHMEPQDFSFPGYPLPALIPSPPPPPLGTSPPLTPRSPSHSGEPFGLPGLEPEPGGPQAGEPPPPLAGDKPHKCPECGKGFRRSSDLVKHHRVHTGEKPYLCPECGKGFADSSARVKHLRTHRGERARPPPPSTLLRPHNPPGPVPTAPRPRVRAQPSGPSQPHVCGFCGKEFPRSSDLVKHRRTHTGEKPYKCAECGKGFGDSSARIKHQRGHLVLRPFGIGDGRARPLKQEAPTGLE, from the coding sequence ATGTCAGATCTGGTGAAACACCAGCGGACCCACACAGGGGAGAAACCCTACAAGTGTGGGGTCTGTGGCAAGGGCTTTGGGGATAGCTCTGCCCGGATCAAACACCAGCGGACTCATAGTGGGGAGAAGCCCTATAGAGCCCGGCCACCAGCCCAGGGTCCCCCAAAGATTCCTCGGTCCCGGATCCCTGCTGGTGAGCGCCCCACTATCTGTGGTGAATGTGGCAAGAGCTTCCGGCAGAGTTCTGACCTGGTGAAACACCAGCGGACACACACTGGTGAGAAGCCCTACAAGTGTGGCATATGTGGCAAGGGCTTTGGTGACAGTTCTGCCCGCATCAAGCACCAGCGGACACATCGGGGGGAGCAGCCCCCCCGACCAGTGGTGCCCCGACGGCAGCCATCTCGGGCAGCCACAGCAGCTACCCAGGGACCGAAGGCCCAGGACAAGCCATATATCTGCACTGATTGCGGCAAAAGGTTTGTGctcagctgcagcctcctgagtcaccAGCGCAGTCACTTGGGGCCCAAGCCCTTTGGCTGTGATGTGTGTGGAAAGGAGTTTGCCCGGGGATCCGACCTGGTGAAGCACCTGCGGGTACACACGGGTGAGAAGCCCTACCTCTGCCCAGAGTGCGGCAAGGGTTTCGCGGACAGCTCCGCCCGAGTCAAACACCTCCGCACCCACAGTGGCGAGAGGCCCCATGCCTGCCCGGAATGTGACCGTACCTTCAGCCTCAGCTCTACCCTTCTTCGCCACCGCCTCACTCACATGGAGCCCCAGGACTTCAGTTTCCCAGGCTATCCCCTACCTGCTCTGATCCCcagcccacccccacctcctctgGGCACCAGCCCCCCGCTGACACCTCGAAGTCCCTCACACTCGGGTGAGCCTTTTGGCCTGCCTGGCTTGGAGCCGGAGCCTGGGGGCCCACAGGCCGGGGAGCCACCCCCACCACTGGCGGGCGACAAGCCCCACAAGTGCCCTGAGTGTGGCAAGGGCTTCCGCCGAAGCTCTGACCTGGTGAAACACCATCGCGTGCACACAGGGGAGAAACCCTACCTCTGTCCTGAATGCGGCAAGGGTTTTGCTGACAGCTCAGCCCGAGTCAAGCACCTCCGCACCCACCGTGGTGAACGGGCCcggccaccaccaccatccactCTCCTGCGGCCACATAACCCACCTGGCCCGGTACCCACAGCCCCTCGACCCCGAGTTCGGGCCCAGCCTTCTGGACCCAGCCAGCCCCACGTGTGTGGCTTCTGTGGGAAGGAGTTCCCCCGAAGCTCAGATCTGGTCAAACACAGGCgtacacacacaggggagaagccATACAAGTGTGCAGAGTGTGGCAAGGGTTTTGGTGACAGTTCTGCCCGCATCAAGCACCAGCGTGGGCACCTGGTCCTGAGGCCCTTTGGGATAGGTGATGGTAGGGCAAGGCCCCTCAAGCAGGAGGCACCAACAGGACTGGAATGA
- the ZNF48 gene encoding zinc finger protein 48 isoform X1 encodes MERAVEPWGPDLHGQEEREPLRGARTGLGSENVISQPNEFEHTPQEDGLGFKEEEDLAPDHEVGNASLKPEGIQNWDDLWVQREGLGKPQPQDRGPRLLGEPRWGQASSDRAAVCGECGKSFRQMSDLVKHQRTHTGEKPYKCGVCGKGFGDSSARIKHQRTHSGEKPYRARPPAQGPPKIPRSRIPAGERPTICGECGKSFRQSSDLVKHQRTHTGEKPYKCGICGKGFGDSSARIKHQRTHRGEQPPRPVVPRRQPSRAATAATQGPKAQDKPYICTDCGKRFVLSCSLLSHQRSHLGPKPFGCDVCGKEFARGSDLVKHLRVHTGEKPYLCPECGKGFADSSARVKHLRTHSGERPHACPECDRTFSLSSTLLRHRLTHMEPQDFSFPGYPLPALIPSPPPPPLGTSPPLTPRSPSHSGEPFGLPGLEPEPGGPQAGEPPPPLAGDKPHKCPECGKGFRRSSDLVKHHRVHTGEKPYLCPECGKGFADSSARVKHLRTHRGERARPPPPSTLLRPHNPPGPVPTAPRPRVRAQPSGPSQPHVCGFCGKEFPRSSDLVKHRRTHTGEKPYKCAECGKGFGDSSARIKHQRGHLVLRPFGIGDGRARPLKQEAPTGLE; translated from the coding sequence gTCTAGGGAGTGAGAACGTGATTTCCCAGCCGAATGAGTTCGAACATACCCCACAGGAAGATGGCTTGGGGTTCAAGGAAGAAGAAGATTTGGCCCCAGATCATGAAGTAGGAAATGCCTCTCTCAAACCTGAAGGCATCCAGAACTGGGATGACTTATGGGTCCAGAGAGAGGGTCTAGGAAAGCCTCAGCCTCAGGACAGAGGCCCCCGGCTCCTGGGGGAACCACGCTGGGGCCAGGCTAGTAGTGATCGGGCCGCtgtgtgtggtgagtgtggcAAGAGCTTCAGGCAGATGTCAGATCTGGTGAAACACCAGCGGACCCACACAGGGGAGAAACCCTACAAGTGTGGGGTCTGTGGCAAGGGCTTTGGGGATAGCTCTGCCCGGATCAAACACCAGCGGACTCATAGTGGGGAGAAGCCCTATAGAGCCCGGCCACCAGCCCAGGGTCCCCCAAAGATTCCTCGGTCCCGGATCCCTGCTGGTGAGCGCCCCACTATCTGTGGTGAATGTGGCAAGAGCTTCCGGCAGAGTTCTGACCTGGTGAAACACCAGCGGACACACACTGGTGAGAAGCCCTACAAGTGTGGCATATGTGGCAAGGGCTTTGGTGACAGTTCTGCCCGCATCAAGCACCAGCGGACACATCGGGGGGAGCAGCCCCCCCGACCAGTGGTGCCCCGACGGCAGCCATCTCGGGCAGCCACAGCAGCTACCCAGGGACCGAAGGCCCAGGACAAGCCATATATCTGCACTGATTGCGGCAAAAGGTTTGTGctcagctgcagcctcctgagtcaccAGCGCAGTCACTTGGGGCCCAAGCCCTTTGGCTGTGATGTGTGTGGAAAGGAGTTTGCCCGGGGATCCGACCTGGTGAAGCACCTGCGGGTACACACGGGTGAGAAGCCCTACCTCTGCCCAGAGTGCGGCAAGGGTTTCGCGGACAGCTCCGCCCGAGTCAAACACCTCCGCACCCACAGTGGCGAGAGGCCCCATGCCTGCCCGGAATGTGACCGTACCTTCAGCCTCAGCTCTACCCTTCTTCGCCACCGCCTCACTCACATGGAGCCCCAGGACTTCAGTTTCCCAGGCTATCCCCTACCTGCTCTGATCCCcagcccacccccacctcctctgGGCACCAGCCCCCCGCTGACACCTCGAAGTCCCTCACACTCGGGTGAGCCTTTTGGCCTGCCTGGCTTGGAGCCGGAGCCTGGGGGCCCACAGGCCGGGGAGCCACCCCCACCACTGGCGGGCGACAAGCCCCACAAGTGCCCTGAGTGTGGCAAGGGCTTCCGCCGAAGCTCTGACCTGGTGAAACACCATCGCGTGCACACAGGGGAGAAACCCTACCTCTGTCCTGAATGCGGCAAGGGTTTTGCTGACAGCTCAGCCCGAGTCAAGCACCTCCGCACCCACCGTGGTGAACGGGCCcggccaccaccaccatccactCTCCTGCGGCCACATAACCCACCTGGCCCGGTACCCACAGCCCCTCGACCCCGAGTTCGGGCCCAGCCTTCTGGACCCAGCCAGCCCCACGTGTGTGGCTTCTGTGGGAAGGAGTTCCCCCGAAGCTCAGATCTGGTCAAACACAGGCgtacacacacaggggagaagccATACAAGTGTGCAGAGTGTGGCAAGGGTTTTGGTGACAGTTCTGCCCGCATCAAGCACCAGCGTGGGCACCTGGTCCTGAGGCCCTTTGGGATAGGTGATGGTAGGGCAAGGCCCCTCAAGCAGGAGGCACCAACAGGACTGGAATGA